A stretch of Pseudoalteromonas sp. A25 DNA encodes these proteins:
- a CDS encoding TonB-dependent receptor domain-containing protein, with product MNTQMKLKKIALAVSSAMVVGVSMPSIAAEEQAIEEVVAVGTRLQGSAAAVIEERKNQAFVADIMGAEQLSRTGDSDAASALRRVTGLTLVDGKFVYVRGLGERYSSARLNGASVPSPDLTRNVVPLDIFPSSIIESLAVQKAYSPSMPAAFGGGNIDIRTKSVPTEFTAGIEVGVGMNSNSDEGYIYSRPSNGQPAALHSAVLRYKGDFSLSAIVDRDFIQNTETQTRAEQAAAINKALVLSLPRDIKVKKESLDPNFDIKANIGNSFDEDYFGGTIGVMLAGAYDSDWSYSERKTGVTDDAPSDDCSTSLATEADSKNSCYVTFKDSKVTTENERISGVFNLGYKLDQQSVHYSKIYLQDNEDEVNLSVLQSPNGSTVRTIAGTGQAQRSHRFNYEERTLDVDQFIGQHTFLDYWGIGADWQYTESKAETRIPTNIEYKFIDQFKNGTYDTSIVTGDDNRANFAFTDMVDNVKSYSGNVTLPLTFENLEVTLKAGYDFLDRARVYNTSNFAINNDTGIPVPVNSDVENINNLTTYLSDEFVNSNDFFIAFNEPTAPSADDYTAAQKIDAGYLEFDVFFDNAWRVSGGLRYEDFKQVTIGTSSLIFDKITQGIYYSEERIKEGTVNQDDVFSSLALTYLAENNYQVRFSYGETTVRPDLRELVAVAYFDPLTDIKTFGTPGLKSSELKNYDARFEYYMDNGDNFSVGAFYKDIANPIETVLRVGDEDYSASFVNGIDGEVYGVEAEWLHDLSYAASGLFTSGNITLSDSEVSIDPAFAGNLTNPTKRMTGHSKYVVNLQMGFDSADGQHSGSIVYNVFGERILASGIGGRQDAFEQPFHSLDLVYTWYPDFNSKVKFKVKNLLGEDQEVTQSDLIVRQKEAGTTVSVNYSYEF from the coding sequence ATGAATACTCAAATGAAATTAAAAAAAATTGCTTTAGCAGTCAGTTCGGCGATGGTTGTTGGGGTATCAATGCCAAGCATTGCTGCAGAAGAACAGGCAATTGAAGAAGTTGTAGCGGTTGGAACGCGCTTACAAGGTAGTGCTGCGGCGGTAATAGAAGAGCGAAAAAACCAAGCATTTGTTGCTGACATTATGGGCGCTGAGCAACTTTCTCGCACTGGTGATAGTGATGCAGCTTCTGCACTCCGTCGTGTAACGGGCTTAACACTTGTTGATGGAAAGTTTGTTTATGTTCGTGGATTGGGTGAGCGTTATTCAAGTGCTCGACTAAATGGTGCGTCAGTACCAAGTCCAGATCTGACTCGCAATGTTGTGCCTCTAGATATTTTCCCTTCAAGTATCATAGAAAGTTTGGCGGTACAAAAAGCATACTCTCCTTCAATGCCAGCAGCATTTGGTGGCGGTAACATTGATATTCGCACCAAGTCTGTACCTACAGAATTTACAGCGGGCATTGAGGTGGGTGTAGGTATGAACTCTAACTCTGACGAAGGCTATATATATAGTCGCCCTAGCAATGGTCAACCTGCGGCATTGCACAGCGCAGTGCTTCGATACAAAGGTGACTTTAGCCTAAGCGCCATTGTAGACAGAGATTTTATTCAAAACACAGAAACACAGACACGTGCTGAGCAAGCAGCGGCAATCAACAAAGCGTTAGTTTTGTCGTTACCAAGAGACATTAAAGTTAAAAAAGAGTCACTTGACCCCAACTTCGATATTAAAGCAAATATCGGTAATAGTTTTGATGAAGACTATTTTGGTGGCACGATTGGTGTGATGCTTGCCGGTGCTTACGATAGTGATTGGTCTTACTCTGAGCGTAAAACTGGTGTCACAGATGATGCGCCAAGTGATGATTGCTCTACTTCTTTGGCAACAGAAGCTGACTCTAAAAATAGCTGTTATGTAACGTTCAAAGATTCAAAGGTAACTACTGAAAATGAACGTATAAGCGGCGTGTTTAATTTAGGCTACAAATTAGATCAGCAAAGCGTACACTATTCTAAAATCTATCTGCAAGATAATGAAGACGAAGTAAATCTATCGGTGTTACAGAGCCCTAATGGCAGTACAGTAAGAACAATTGCAGGAACGGGACAAGCACAGCGTTCTCATCGCTTTAACTATGAAGAGCGTACTTTGGATGTTGATCAGTTTATAGGCCAACATACTTTCTTAGATTACTGGGGTATTGGTGCTGATTGGCAATATACCGAATCTAAAGCTGAAACTCGTATTCCAACGAACATTGAATACAAGTTTATTGATCAATTCAAAAACGGCACTTACGATACTTCTATAGTGACAGGCGATGACAACCGAGCGAATTTCGCATTCACCGACATGGTTGATAATGTTAAGTCTTATAGCGGAAATGTAACATTGCCTCTGACGTTTGAAAATCTAGAAGTAACTTTAAAAGCAGGTTATGACTTTTTAGACAGGGCCCGTGTGTACAATACTTCCAATTTTGCGATTAACAATGATACCGGTATCCCGGTCCCAGTTAATAGTGACGTTGAAAACATCAATAACCTGACTACTTATCTGTCGGACGAGTTTGTTAATAGCAATGACTTCTTTATCGCATTTAATGAGCCAACAGCACCAAGTGCAGATGATTATACTGCGGCACAGAAAATTGACGCAGGCTACTTAGAGTTCGACGTTTTCTTTGATAATGCATGGCGCGTCAGTGGTGGTCTTCGTTATGAAGATTTTAAACAAGTGACTATCGGTACCTCGAGCTTGATTTTTGATAAGATCACGCAGGGTATTTATTACTCTGAAGAGAGAATAAAAGAAGGTACAGTTAACCAAGACGACGTATTTAGTTCTTTAGCGTTAACTTATTTGGCTGAAAATAACTATCAAGTTCGTTTCAGTTACGGTGAAACAACCGTTCGCCCTGACTTGCGTGAATTGGTTGCTGTTGCTTACTTTGACCCGCTAACGGACATTAAAACGTTTGGTACGCCGGGTTTGAAAAGTAGTGAATTGAAAAACTATGATGCGCGTTTTGAATACTACATGGACAATGGCGACAACTTCTCGGTAGGTGCGTTCTATAAAGACATCGCAAACCCAATCGAGACGGTACTTCGTGTAGGCGATGAAGACTACAGCGCATCATTTGTTAACGGTATTGATGGCGAAGTGTACGGTGTTGAAGCTGAATGGTTACATGACTTATCGTATGCTGCAAGTGGCTTGTTCACATCGGGTAATATCACCTTAAGTGACTCTGAAGTTTCAATCGATCCCGCGTTTGCGGGTAACTTAACTAATCCAACAAAGCGTATGACTGGTCACTCAAAATATGTTGTTAACTTACAAATGGGCTTTGACTCAGCAGATGGTCAGCATAGTGGTTCAATTGTATATAACGTATTCGGTGAGCGTATTTTGGCCTCGGGTATTGGTGGTCGACAAGATGCATTTGAACAACCATTTCACTCGTTGGATTTAGTATACACTTGGTATCCTGACTTTAATTCTAAAGTTAAGTTCAAAGTTAAAAACCTGTTAGGTGAAGATCAAGAAGTAACACAGTCTGATCTAATTGTTAGACAAAAAGAAGCAGGTACAACAGTAAGTGTTAACTATAGCTATGAGTTTTAA
- a CDS encoding tetratricopeptide repeat protein: protein MKNIKQLAIYSALFIAGSAAPSLVSIVPSIDINSAFAETKTKRVPALREKVYSQLARAQKLADDGDVKAGLEALDSIKDRASSMNSYEIAMMHNFYGFIYYNENQLDKAISSFEKVVAEEGIPESLRLSTTFSLAQLAMANSQYNKVIAYLDSWESINAGVIPDNYYVLRAQANYQLKDYEEAIKYINTAVELSESKGNVPNENWLVLQRALYYSLNQPIKVTEVLEKMVNLYNKPNYWIQLAGMYGEIGNEKKQLAIFEAADQQGFVKSRSEIRQLAQVYTYNGLAFKAAKVMERGLQQGALENNAKNQAFIAESLVQAKEDSKAIPYFAKASELVDHGNYDQRLAEIYINMEMFDEAADAARSALDKGQLTFESNAYVALGMAQYNLQNFDASILAFEQAEKHKKSANLAKQWIKYVKKEKLHNETLKQALL from the coding sequence ATGAAAAACATTAAACAACTAGCAATATACAGTGCGTTATTTATCGCAGGGTCAGCCGCTCCCTCTTTGGTATCGATTGTACCATCGATAGATATTAACTCTGCTTTTGCCGAAACAAAGACCAAGCGTGTACCAGCTCTTAGAGAAAAGGTATACAGTCAACTAGCAAGAGCACAAAAACTAGCCGATGATGGTGATGTTAAAGCAGGACTCGAGGCGCTTGATAGTATAAAAGATAGAGCATCGAGTATGAACTCATACGAGATTGCTATGATGCATAATTTTTATGGGTTTATTTACTACAACGAAAATCAATTAGATAAAGCGATTTCGTCTTTCGAAAAGGTTGTGGCTGAAGAAGGGATCCCTGAGTCTTTACGATTATCTACCACGTTTAGTTTGGCTCAATTAGCAATGGCTAATTCACAATATAATAAAGTGATAGCTTATTTAGATAGCTGGGAGTCAATAAATGCTGGCGTTATACCGGATAATTACTATGTATTAAGGGCTCAAGCTAATTACCAGCTTAAGGATTATGAAGAAGCTATTAAATATATAAACACCGCTGTAGAGTTAAGTGAGTCTAAAGGTAATGTACCAAATGAAAATTGGTTAGTTTTGCAGCGTGCATTATATTACTCGTTAAACCAACCTATAAAAGTAACCGAAGTGTTAGAAAAAATGGTTAACCTTTATAATAAGCCTAATTATTGGATCCAGTTAGCGGGCATGTATGGTGAAATTGGAAATGAAAAAAAGCAGTTAGCCATATTTGAAGCTGCAGACCAACAAGGTTTTGTAAAATCGCGTTCAGAAATAAGGCAACTGGCTCAAGTTTATACCTATAACGGCTTAGCCTTTAAAGCTGCGAAAGTAATGGAGCGAGGGCTACAGCAAGGCGCTCTAGAGAATAATGCTAAAAACCAAGCTTTTATAGCTGAGTCTCTTGTTCAAGCGAAAGAGGATAGCAAAGCGATACCATATTTTGCAAAGGCTAGTGAGCTTGTTGATCATGGTAATTATGATCAAAGACTAGCTGAAATATATATCAATATGGAAATGTTTGATGAAGCCGCTGACGCAGCTCGTTCAGCATTAGATAAAGGACAATTAACGTTTGAATCTAATGCTTATGTTGCATTGGGAATGGCGCAATATAACTTGCAAAATTTTGACGCTTCTATATTGGCATTTGAACAAGCTGAAAAGCATAAAAAGTCGGCAAATCTTGCTAAGCAGTGGATTAAATACGTTAAAAAAGAAAAGCTACATAACGAAACATTAAAACAAGCACTGTTATAG
- a CDS encoding energy transducer TonB, translating into MRYLIALIIAGVVTFFLFLGMQALIKGGEGAMTEPVKGNVLDFVRLKKEETVQKKERKPQKPPTPKEPPPPMDAPQMQSNDLDAAGADFDFSANVEADVDLAGGLALESSDGEYLPIVKVAPVYPRRALSRGIEGYVIVEFVVTKQGTVRDPKVISAQPESIFDRAALDAALKFKYKPRVVNGEAVEVAGVQNKISFQING; encoded by the coding sequence ATGCGTTATTTAATAGCACTAATAATCGCAGGGGTTGTTACGTTTTTCTTGTTCCTTGGTATGCAAGCGCTTATCAAGGGCGGTGAAGGGGCGATGACTGAACCTGTGAAAGGTAATGTGCTTGATTTCGTCCGTTTAAAGAAAGAAGAAACGGTGCAAAAGAAAGAGCGCAAGCCGCAAAAACCGCCTACGCCTAAAGAGCCGCCTCCGCCTATGGATGCGCCTCAGATGCAAAGTAATGATTTAGATGCAGCTGGCGCAGACTTTGACTTTAGTGCCAACGTTGAGGCCGATGTTGACCTTGCAGGCGGGCTTGCATTGGAATCTAGTGATGGTGAGTATTTGCCTATTGTTAAGGTTGCTCCTGTTTACCCTCGTCGAGCTTTGTCTCGTGGTATTGAAGGGTATGTCATTGTTGAGTTTGTGGTGACTAAGCAGGGAACTGTGCGAGATCCGAAGGTTATTTCTGCGCAGCCTGAGTCTATTTTTGACCGTGCAGCCTTAGACGCTGCTCTTAAGTTTAAATATAAGCCGCGCGTAGTTAATGGTGAAGCCGTAGAAGTTGCGGGTGTACAAAATAAGATTTCATTCCAAATTAATGGCTAA
- a CDS encoding ExbD/TolR family protein, whose protein sequence is MRAPLAKVFQEEEAEEINMTPMLDVVFIMLIFFIVTASFVKEAGIDVNRPEAATAVKKQRANILVAISDKGEIWINKRQVDIRAVQANIERLKAENPQGSVVIQADKKATTDMLIKVMDASRAAGAFDVSIAAQES, encoded by the coding sequence ATGAGAGCTCCATTAGCAAAAGTATTTCAAGAAGAAGAAGCTGAAGAAATTAACATGACTCCGATGCTTGACGTTGTATTTATCATGTTGATTTTCTTTATTGTTACAGCGTCGTTCGTAAAAGAGGCAGGTATTGATGTAAACCGTCCAGAAGCTGCTACTGCAGTGAAAAAACAACGTGCAAATATTTTAGTAGCGATTTCAGACAAGGGCGAAATTTGGATCAACAAACGCCAAGTGGATATTCGTGCGGTTCAAGCGAATATTGAGCGTTTAAAAGCTGAAAACCCTCAAGGTAGCGTGGTTATCCAAGCTGATAAAAAGGCCACAACAGATATGTTAATTAAGGTGATGGATGCGTCTCGTGCTGCAGGTGCGTTTGATGTGTCAATTGCCGCCCAAGAGTCATAG
- a CDS encoding MotA/TolQ/ExbB proton channel family protein, with protein sequence MVLLVEAINALREFLDTGGQVLLVIGLIIFAMWLLILERFMFVFGRYKTYKNELLTAWKSRSERNSWNAEQIRQAQISRAGIELNANLPYINVMVALCPLLGLLGTVTGMIEVFDVMAITGTGSARSMASGVSKATIPTMAGMVGALSGVFASTYLQRKAKREVELLEDKMLLDH encoded by the coding sequence GTGGTCCTATTGGTTGAAGCAATCAATGCGCTACGAGAGTTTTTAGATACAGGTGGCCAGGTTCTGCTGGTCATCGGTCTAATCATCTTTGCCATGTGGTTGCTGATTTTAGAACGCTTTATGTTTGTATTTGGACGTTACAAAACATACAAAAATGAACTTTTGACAGCTTGGAAGTCGCGTAGCGAAAGAAACAGTTGGAATGCTGAACAAATTCGTCAGGCTCAGATCTCTAGAGCGGGAATTGAGCTTAACGCTAACTTACCTTACATCAATGTAATGGTTGCGTTATGTCCGTTATTAGGGCTTTTAGGGACAGTAACGGGGATGATTGAAGTGTTTGATGTGATGGCAATTACAGGTACTGGTAGTGCTCGCTCAATGGCATCTGGCGTTTCAAAAGCCACAATCCCAACAATGGCGGGCATGGTTGGCGCATTATCAGGTGTATTTGCATCAACTTACTTGCAGCGCAAAGCGAAACGTGAAGTAGAACTGTTAGAAGACAAAATGCTGCTCGACCATTAA
- a CDS encoding MotA/TolQ/ExbB proton channel family protein: MKFIKQFSKHAVLAATIALSTSAVAEEALNLDSLLKTLEQGQVAQSKQNQAREAEFKAKQDQQVAMLNQLTQERNAALTRSERLETQFEENEIKLQNLTDTLAKRMGSLKELFGVLQQVAGDSSNKFQTSVVSSQIPGRSEFMDEMAKKMGSTSRLASIEDIEKVWFELQREMTEQGKITRFNSEVIVAGGSKASKEVMRVGAFNLIADGKYLSYNPVTNTISELTRQPVARFTETAADLQAAQSGVVEFALDPTGGSILGLLVQAPNTQEQVHQGGAVGYVILGVGVLALLIALERFISLMLMGAKINRQLKDSTARDDNPLGRVMKVKDQYPNVAYDTLELKLSEAILREMPKITRNLTLIKIISVVAPLLGLLGTVTGMINTFQAITLFGTGDPKLMAGGISQALVTTVLGLVVAIPTVFLYTLLNTRSRNLLLILQEQSAGIIAERSEKGA, translated from the coding sequence ATGAAATTTATTAAGCAATTTAGCAAACACGCTGTTCTGGCAGCAACTATAGCACTTTCAACTTCAGCAGTTGCAGAAGAAGCGTTGAACTTAGATTCGTTACTTAAAACTTTAGAGCAAGGACAAGTTGCCCAAAGTAAACAAAACCAAGCTCGTGAAGCAGAATTTAAAGCAAAGCAAGATCAACAAGTTGCGATGCTAAATCAGTTAACGCAAGAGCGTAATGCTGCGCTTACACGTTCTGAGCGTCTCGAAACTCAATTTGAAGAAAACGAAATTAAGTTGCAAAACTTAACTGATACTTTGGCTAAGCGTATGGGCTCTTTAAAAGAGCTATTCGGTGTGCTTCAGCAAGTTGCAGGTGATTCAAGCAATAAATTCCAGACATCAGTGGTCTCTTCTCAAATCCCTGGTCGCAGTGAGTTTATGGACGAAATGGCTAAAAAGATGGGTTCAACCTCTCGTTTAGCATCAATCGAAGACATTGAAAAAGTATGGTTTGAGCTTCAGCGCGAAATGACAGAACAAGGCAAAATCACACGTTTCAATAGCGAAGTGATCGTCGCTGGTGGCTCAAAAGCAAGCAAAGAAGTGATGCGAGTTGGTGCATTTAACCTTATTGCTGACGGTAAGTATTTATCTTATAACCCGGTCACAAACACGATTTCTGAATTAACTCGCCAACCTGTTGCCCGTTTTACTGAAACCGCTGCAGATTTACAAGCGGCTCAGTCAGGCGTTGTTGAGTTTGCGCTAGACCCAACTGGCGGCTCAATTCTGGGTCTTTTAGTTCAAGCACCAAATACACAAGAGCAGGTTCATCAAGGTGGTGCAGTAGGCTACGTTATCTTAGGTGTGGGTGTTCTGGCATTGTTAATCGCATTAGAGCGTTTCATTTCACTAATGCTTATGGGTGCAAAAATAAATCGTCAGCTTAAAGACAGCACTGCACGTGATGATAACCCGCTTGGCCGAGTTATGAAGGTTAAAGATCAGTACCCTAATGTTGCTTACGACACGTTAGAGCTGAAGTTAAGCGAGGCAATCTTACGCGAAATGCCAAAAATTACGCGTAACCTCACCTTGATTAAGATTATCTCTGTAGTTGCACCATTGTTGGGTCTACTCGGTACGGTAACCGGTATGATCAATACCTTCCAAGCAATCACATTGTTCGGAACGGGTGATCCTAAGCTAATGGCTGGTGGTATTTCTCAAGCGCTAGTTACAACAGTGCTAGGTCTAGTTGTGGCAATTCCAACCGTATTCTTATACACACTTCTTAATACACGTTCACGTAACTTGCTACTTATCTTACAAGAGCAAAGTGCGGGGATCATCGCAGAGCGAAGCGAAAAAGGAGCGTAA
- a CDS encoding DUF3450 domain-containing protein: MKCVNPLLLAGLLATASSVQANDLNQVVEKSSAINESAQKTQTKIDSIADSMQSRLQKFKTLNKEIDGLTVYNAQLDKQIKNQLDEMSAINASMDQVSVIERQITPLMLRMITGLEQFVQLDVPFLPKERAERLAKLRAMMDRADVTSSEKFRRVLEAYQVEVDYGRTIEAYTALLTVDGQEREVDFLRIGRMELLYVTKDGALAGSWNQSAKKFVELEDTSISQIKKGIRIARKQLAPDMLSLPVHASE; this comes from the coding sequence ATGAAGTGCGTTAACCCCCTGTTGTTGGCAGGTTTGCTTGCAACTGCATCAAGCGTTCAAGCGAATGACTTAAACCAAGTCGTCGAGAAAAGTAGTGCAATCAATGAATCTGCACAAAAGACTCAAACGAAGATAGATTCAATTGCAGACTCAATGCAATCGCGTTTACAAAAGTTCAAAACTCTCAATAAAGAGATAGATGGACTTACGGTATATAACGCGCAATTAGATAAACAAATTAAAAACCAACTTGATGAAATGAGCGCTATTAATGCGTCGATGGATCAGGTTTCGGTGATTGAACGTCAAATAACGCCTTTAATGCTCCGTATGATCACAGGATTAGAGCAGTTTGTGCAACTAGATGTGCCATTTCTACCTAAAGAGCGTGCTGAGCGCTTAGCAAAACTTAGAGCAATGATGGACCGTGCTGACGTGACATCAAGTGAAAAGTTTCGCCGTGTACTTGAAGCATATCAAGTTGAAGTTGACTATGGTCGCACCATTGAAGCTTACACAGCGCTGTTAACTGTTGATGGTCAAGAACGCGAAGTAGATTTTTTGCGCATTGGCCGCATGGAGTTACTTTATGTAACCAAAGATGGCGCTCTTGCTGGCAGTTGGAATCAATCAGCTAAGAAGTTTGTAGAACTTGAAGATACAAGTATTAGCCAAATCAAAAAAGGCATACGCATAGCGCGTAAGCAACTTGCCCCAGATATGTTATCGCTTCCAGTTCACGCGTCGGAATAA
- a CDS encoding methyl-accepting chemotaxis protein: MFKSFKFTTKVTIAASLVLVMVLGLFTINNFIVMRSQTQQQLTLVLQEISQSVSQNIANWLNGRLEIVSSVALGHRASDSRDQILRRLATADAAGDFKNVYIGMREGDFILDDPSIVLPADYDATTRPWYQLAKEKNGTAFTNPYIDVTTNELTISAVVPVTSGSEFLGVAGGDIDMATITDIINEIDFLGFGYGFLLDSDGRILSHPNTQLNDKPMAELFGKHLPLQSEFIEEEIDGSERLISFVKMEGIKNVDWYLGVVINKEIAYSSVSSFRNMAAIYMLLGVIVIVLMLKLLLKYLMKPVAQLNDAIKDIAQGEGDLTRRLHVESEDEFGELSNYFNLFIEKIHNSIAQVRDTTITLEHSVESLISQTQSTLSMYSDQTKRTDNVATAINELSSSAVEISNNASHASELATEANKLSVDSQTALNANISEIASLSDKMAQAQSTVDSLDKHSASIGQVLEVIKGVSEQTNLLALNAAIEAARAGEAGRGFAVVADEVRQLAQRTQESTQEIEATIIELQQGSASAVAVMKSSLEDSAKSASQATQAGEKMHEVSNAIDSIDGVNHAVASATQEQNTVIQSLDSDIHHISDLSVQGSENLNATLGECRQLQAQFDELEKMVMKFKV, from the coding sequence ATGTTTAAATCGTTTAAGTTTACTACAAAAGTTACCATTGCAGCCTCACTGGTATTAGTGATGGTGCTGGGGTTGTTTACCATCAACAATTTTATTGTGATGCGCAGTCAAACTCAGCAACAGCTTACCTTAGTACTGCAAGAAATATCTCAATCTGTGTCACAAAATATTGCTAATTGGCTCAACGGTAGGCTTGAAATTGTAAGCTCCGTGGCGCTGGGTCATCGAGCTTCAGACTCTCGAGATCAAATCTTACGGCGCTTAGCTACGGCGGATGCGGCAGGAGACTTCAAAAATGTTTACATAGGTATGCGCGAGGGAGACTTTATCTTGGACGATCCAAGTATTGTTTTACCTGCCGATTATGACGCGACAACGCGGCCATGGTATCAGTTAGCAAAAGAGAAAAATGGTACGGCATTTACCAACCCCTATATTGATGTGACGACTAACGAGTTAACAATATCAGCAGTGGTGCCCGTTACCAGTGGCAGTGAATTTTTAGGGGTCGCGGGTGGTGATATAGATATGGCGACGATCACCGATATCATTAATGAAATTGACTTCCTAGGCTTCGGCTATGGATTTTTACTTGATTCTGATGGCCGAATTTTGTCGCATCCAAATACTCAATTAAACGATAAACCGATGGCTGAATTGTTCGGTAAACATTTACCACTGCAAAGTGAGTTTATTGAAGAGGAAATAGATGGCAGCGAGCGTTTGATTTCTTTTGTAAAAATGGAAGGAATCAAAAATGTTGATTGGTATTTGGGTGTTGTTATAAATAAAGAGATAGCGTACTCGTCGGTTTCTTCTTTTAGAAACATGGCCGCAATCTACATGTTGCTGGGCGTAATAGTCATAGTGCTCATGTTAAAACTATTGCTCAAGTACCTTATGAAACCAGTCGCGCAATTAAATGATGCAATTAAAGATATTGCTCAGGGTGAGGGCGACCTAACTAGGCGGCTGCATGTTGAAAGCGAAGATGAGTTCGGCGAGTTATCTAATTACTTCAACCTGTTTATAGAGAAAATTCATAACTCAATCGCGCAAGTAAGAGATACGACGATTACGTTAGAGCATTCGGTTGAGAGCTTAATTTCACAAACCCAATCTACGCTCAGCATGTATAGTGATCAAACCAAGCGCACAGATAATGTGGCAACAGCAATTAATGAGTTGTCCTCAAGTGCCGTTGAAATCTCTAATAATGCAAGTCATGCATCTGAGCTGGCCACGGAGGCGAACAAGCTGAGTGTGGATAGCCAGACCGCATTAAATGCGAACATTTCTGAGATAGCGTCATTAAGTGACAAAATGGCGCAAGCACAATCTACCGTTGATAGTTTAGACAAGCACTCGGCAAGTATTGGGCAAGTACTTGAAGTGATCAAAGGTGTCAGTGAGCAAACCAACTTACTTGCACTAAATGCGGCTATTGAGGCGGCACGCGCAGGGGAAGCCGGTAGAGGTTTTGCTGTGGTTGCAGACGAAGTAAGGCAACTTGCACAGCGTACTCAAGAGTCTACCCAAGAAATCGAAGCGACCATAATTGAACTTCAGCAAGGTTCAGCCTCTGCCGTTGCGGTTATGAAGTCATCACTTGAAGACTCAGCCAAGAGTGCATCTCAAGCGACTCAGGCCGGTGAAAAAATGCATGAAGTGAGTAACGCGATTGATTCAATAGATGGGGTGAATCACGCGGTTGCAAGTGCAACACAAGAGCAAAATACGGTTATCCAATCTTTAGATAGTGATATTCATCATATTAGCGACTTGTCTGTACAAGGTTCTGAGAACTTAAATGCGACGCTTGGAGAGTGCAGACAGCTTCAAGCTCAGTTCGATGAGCTTGAAAAAATGGTAATGAAGTTTAAAGTTTAA